In Halorussus lipolyticus, a genomic segment contains:
- a CDS encoding type II toxin-antitoxin system VapC family toxin, which produces MFDAIGAGDLPYRLLYTSRSVLSELATLILRKVGHAEAVETLKTIRASESFNILPVDKPAFNAACDEFAQYDDHQISFVDHTSSVLAGSRDINHIFAFDSDFQTLGFTLVPEDVGRF; this is translated from the coding sequence GTGTTCGATGCAATCGGTGCTGGCGATCTCCCATACCGCCTCCTCTACACGAGCCGGTCAGTTCTCTCGGAGCTCGCAACGTTGATACTCCGAAAGGTCGGGCACGCTGAAGCCGTCGAGACACTCAAGACCATCCGAGCGTCAGAGAGCTTCAACATCCTACCTGTGGACAAACCCGCATTCAATGCTGCCTGTGATGAGTTCGCCCAATACGACGACCACCAAATCTCGTTCGTCGACCACACCAGTAGTGTCCTCGCCGGAAGCCGCGACATCAACCACATCTTCGCATTCGATAGTGACTTTCAAACACTCGGATTCACACTCGTCCCCGAGGACGTCGGACGATTCTGA
- a CDS encoding PQQ-binding-like beta-propeller repeat protein, which translates to MGDAGLAVADNLVYYVAEFGVEARRVETGERVWRFGSRTEGQPEINLVSTPVVASDSVYVPGWIQRDTMYGHLFVLDAQTGTEQTRVELGRNQEMGRSIPAVTSDLVFAATNTGDLYAFGECGTSILDSCLID; encoded by the coding sequence ATGGGGGACGCAGGCCTGGCAGTCGCCGATAATTTAGTGTACTACGTGGCCGAGTTCGGTGTCGAAGCACGCCGCGTCGAGACGGGCGAACGTGTCTGGCGGTTCGGCAGCCGTACTGAAGGACAGCCTGAAATTAATCTAGTTTCGACGCCCGTCGTTGCGAGTGACTCTGTCTACGTTCCGGGTTGGATTCAGCGCGACACTATGTACGGCCACTTATTCGTCCTCGACGCACAGACGGGAACAGAACAGACGCGCGTCGAATTAGGGCGGAATCAGGAAATGGGGCGGAGTATCCCAGCGGTAACGTCTGATCTCGTATTCGCAGCGACGAATACCGGCGATTTGTATGCGTTTGGCGAATGTGGAACGTCCATACTGGACTCCTGCCTCATCGATTAG
- a CDS encoding PQQ-binding-like beta-propeller repeat protein encodes MTVSPVVGDGILYFGYSREATSDEQGGAWLEAFDAATGESLWTTELWRSDEFSYFYLSDSLVLNDNQLFVQTKLGLKAVDVGGNEQWTFDNLYRGQQTPDTISPVVTDDIVVTGTYSTSVEETGQPETVFGLDPDDGTERWRVTLPTSSGMWQLAAADGTVYVPMVDSERLVGLDIDTGEKQWQLEAPVAGTPTIVDNTLLIPLREHDNQQSIATVDLSTKTVRWRKPVGARWGTQAWQSPII; translated from the coding sequence GTGACGGTCTCACCAGTTGTTGGCGATGGAATCCTCTATTTTGGGTATTCTCGTGAGGCGACAAGCGACGAACAGGGAGGGGCGTGGCTAGAGGCGTTCGACGCCGCAACCGGCGAATCGCTCTGGACGACGGAACTCTGGCGAAGTGACGAGTTCTCCTACTTCTATCTCTCCGATTCGCTTGTCCTCAACGACAACCAGCTGTTCGTCCAGACGAAACTCGGATTGAAAGCGGTCGACGTGGGCGGCAACGAGCAGTGGACATTCGATAATCTCTATCGAGGGCAACAGACACCCGATACTATCTCACCGGTTGTAACGGACGACATTGTCGTGACGGGAACGTACAGTACGTCCGTTGAGGAGACAGGCCAACCAGAGACGGTATTCGGACTTGACCCTGACGATGGTACCGAACGGTGGCGAGTCACACTCCCCACCTCATCCGGAATGTGGCAGTTAGCGGCGGCGGACGGTACCGTTTACGTCCCGATGGTCGACTCCGAGCGTCTCGTCGGCCTTGACATCGACACCGGCGAGAAGCAATGGCAGTTGGAAGCGCCGGTCGCCGGAACACCAACAATCGTTGATAACACGCTCTTGATTCCCCTTCGTGAACACGATAACCAGCAGTCTATCGCTACGGTCGACCTCTCCACGAAAACGGTTCGCTGGCGGAAACCCGTCGGTGCTCGATGGGGGACGCAGGCCTGGCAGTCGCCGATAATTTAG